The region CCCTATTACACGCTTCACCCGAATGATATTGTATATGTAGAACCCGGTAAAGCCCGAGCAACCAGCGTAGACCGAGCCTATCAACTGGCTCCCATCCTGACGGGCATTCTGTCGATCATAGCCATTATTGCGACCCGGCGTTAACCGGACCAACACTTACCTCTCAACGTAGACTTAATGAGTATGAATGCAAAACCCAATCAATCGTATGTTTCCTATCAGGTAGTCGACCCTGGCGGCTCCCCGATCCGAAGCCATCTGGCGCCTTACCTCCGCTACTGGCCCTGGTTTCTTTTATCGCTGGTGCTCTCTCTGGTTGGTGCTTATATCTTCCTGCTCTACAAACAGCCGGTTTACCGCATTCAGGCGAGCCTTATGCTCCAGGATGAGAAAAAAGGGAGCGGCCAAACGAACCCGCTGAAAGAGCTGGAAGTGTACTCGCCCAAGAAAGTAGTTGAAAATGAACTGGAAGTACTGCGCTCCTCTACCCTGATGGAACGGGTTGTCACCAACCTCCACCTCGATACCCGCTACTACCGGAAAACGTCTTTTGGCAAGCGGGAAATCTACAACGAATCGCCGGTTTGGGTACTTGTTGAAGATGGCGATGAAGCTTTGTACAAAAAACCACTTACTCTATCGTTTATCAATAACACTTCCGTTCAGATAAATGACAAGACCTATCCACTCAACCGACGGATTGGAACCCCTTACGGCCAGCTGCGTATCCTGACCCGCAAGCCTATCAGCCCCAAAACCGAACCCCTGATTGTACAGGCTATGCCCACCGCAGCCGCCGTTGGCATGTACCTGGACAATCTGAAGGCCGAACCGACCAGCAAGACATCGACCGTTATTCGACTGACGCTCGAAGATGCCGTTCCTAAAAAAGGCGAAGCGGTGCTGAACAGCCTTATCAACGAATACAACCAGGCTTCGATCATTGACAAAAATAAGGTGGCCGACAACACGCTCAAATTTGTGCAGAACCGCCTGGAGATTGTGTCGGGAGAGTTGGCAGCGGTGGAGAAAAACGTCGAAAATTATAAATCGACGCTGGGCATTACCGACCTGAGCGCGCAGGCGCAGTCGATCATGCAAACGACCACCCAGAACGATGCACAGCTCAACCAGGTAAACATTCAGTTGGCAGCCTTGCAAGACCTGGATAAGTTTGTTACTACGCAGGCCGACAAACGGGGCAGCACGCCTGCTACGGTTGGCCTGGGTGACCCCGTCCTGCTCAACCAGATCGATAAACTGTCGCAGCTTGAATTGCAGCGGGATGAGTTACGGCAGACCAGTGGCGAACAGAACCCAAAGCTTCAATCGCTCGATCAGCAGATAAAAAATACGCAGAACAACATTGCGCAGAACATCCGCACGATGAAGTCGATGCTCAACCGGTCGAAAGAACAGTATGTAGCAACCAACGCCCGGCTGGAGGGCGTTATCCGGACGGTTCCCCAAAAGGAACGGACGCTGCTCGACATTACCCGTCAGCAGACCATCAAGAACAACCTGTACACTTACCTGCTTCAGAAACGCGAAGAAATGGCCGTTACGTTTGCCGCTGCCATTGCCGACAGCCGCACTATCGATGCCGCCAAAAGCAGTTTGGGGCCGGTTAAGCCGGTGGGAGTCGTCATCTATGCTTTATTCGCGCTGGTGGGGCTGCTGATTCCAACGGCTGCCGTAGCGGGTAAAGGGGCGCTGAACACCAAAGTACTACGCCGAAACGATGTAGAGGATGTGACGCAGGTACCCATTCTGGGCGAAATCATGAGCAAGCGTAACCGCGATGTGCTGATTGTAGCGCCCAACAACCGCTCGGTCATTGCCGAACAGATTCGCACCATTCGAACCAATCTCCACATCGGCAAAAACGAATCGACCGATAGTCAGGTTCTGCTCTTTACATCCAGCATCAGTGGCGAAGGCAAGTCGTTCATATCGCTGAATCTGGGTGCCAGCATGGCGTTGCTGAAACAGCCTACGGTCATTCTGGAAATGGACATGCGCCTGCCCCGCCTGCATCAGCATTTCGACATCGACAACTCGGTTGGCATCAGCAACTACCTCAACGGCGAAGCTACCCTGGCCGACATTCTGAAACCGGTGCCGGGTTACCCGAATTACTTTATTGTGCCCAGCGGCCCCCTGCCGCCCGATCCGTCCGAGCTGCTAAGCGGCCCGAACCTGAAGCAGCTGATTGGCGAACTGCGTGAGCGGTTCCGCTACGTCATCATCGACGCGCCACCCATTGGTATCGTTACAGATGCGCAGGCAATTGCCCCCTATTCCGACGCTACCCTGTTTGTTGTCCGCCATGGTGTAACGCCCAAGGAAAGCCTCAAGATTCTGGACATGCTCCATCGCGAACACCGTTTTCAGAACATGAGTATCATTCTCAATGCCGTAGGTAGTGGAGATGGTTACCATTTCAACAACCGGTACAAGAATAGTTACTCATACCGCTAAACCCGGTGCCACATTAGCTGGCTCTTCACTTTAGATGCTGGATTACTCAACTGTCCACCCCAGTAACTGGAGACTCTTATGCAGGCTTCTACCGACGGAAAAACATTTCATGTGTATTTAAGCTACGATGGTGAGGCCAGGCCTTACACAACGAAGCGCATTCTTCAAGGGCTCAAAAAACGCGGATTCGATCTGTTCGTAGCGAGTATCGTCCTGGTATCAGTTCTTATTTGGCTCATACCTCTACTTGCTCTATTGATAAAGCTGACATCGCCCGGCCCGGCCATCTTTGTTCAGTCGCGGACCGGCCGCAACGGCAAAGTGTTCCCGTGCCTGAAATTTCGAACAATGGCTTATGAGCGAAATGCTCAGTTTAAGCAGGCCACTCGCAACGACATGCGCATCACGCGCATCGGCCGCTTTTTGCGGAGAACCAACCTCGACGAGATGCCCCAGTTCCTGAATGTGCTGGCCGGGCACATGAGCATTGTCGGCCCGCGCCCCCACCCCATCCCATTGGATGCCAAGCACTGGCATACGATGCCGGGTTACAAGGAACGCTACTCCGTCCGCCCCGGCATTACGGGGCTGGCCCAGGCGCGGGGGGCAAGGGGCGAAACCAGTGAGCTGTACAAAATGAAGGTACGTGTCCGCTACGACCATCTGTACATCAACCGGCAATCGACCCGGCTGGACGCTAAAATCTGCTGGTGGACCGTGAAAGCGGCCATCAATGGCAACAAAAACGCCTGGTAACTCTCAGTATCCATATCAAATCACCCATTTAAATCTGGTACGATGACACAAGTACTACAAGTTAAGCTGTACGATGCCGGGCTTTCGTCCGCGGTACAGGATATTATTCGGCAGTGCGACCCGGTGCTGCCCAAACAAAACAAATGCATTAGTGCCACGGGCGCACATGGTCTGGTGACGGCCTTCAAAGAGCCCGAATTCAAGGCTACGCTGGATTCGTTTTACTGGAATCTGCCCGACGGGATGCCCGGCGTTTGGGTTGGCAAGATGAAAGGTGCCAAACAGATGACCCGTTGCTACGGTCCCGACTTCTTCAAATTCGTGATGGAGGACAGCGCCGACAAATCGGTGAAGCACTTCTTCTGCGGAGGTCAGGAAGGGGTTGCCGACGAACTCAAAAAGGCCGTAGGCCGCAAGTTTGGCAACTACCAGATCAGCGGTACCTACTGCCCGCCCTTCCGCGAACTATCGGACAACGAATTTCAGGAACTGGCCGAAACCATTAACCGCTCGGGGGCCAACATCGTCTGGATTGGGCTGAGTACGCCCAAACAGGAACGCTTTGCCCGGCGGCTGGCCCAATGGGTAAACGTCAACTTCATCGTGACGGTAGGAGCCGCTTTCGACTTCCACACCGACCGCGTAGCGCAGGCTCCGAGCTGGATGCAGCGAATGTCGCTGGAATGGCTATTCCGGCTCATGGCCGAACCCAAACGACTCTACAAGAGATACTTAGAGATTGTACCGCTCTTTATCCTGCTCAATGTAAAAGAACTTATCTCACCCGTTAAACAATCAACTGCTTCGGCAAATCAACAAGTATGAAAAAAGCTCTCGTCTGTGGTGCTGGCGGCTTTATTGGCGGCCACCTCGTTAATCGACTCAAATCAGAAGGATACTGGGTTCGTGGAGTCGATGTTAAAGAAAATGAATACGAAAACCGGAATGCCGACGAGTTCATCCTTGGCGATTTAAGAGACCCGGCGGTTGCGGATGAGGTCATCACGTCCGACCTGGACGAAATCTATCAACTAGCGGCCGATATGGGCGGTGCGGGTTTTGTCTTTACGGGCACCAACGACGCAGCCATCATGCACAATTCGGTGCTTTGCAACCTTAACGTACTCGAAGCAGCAAAAAATAAAGGGGTGAAACGGATTTTCTATTCGTCGTCGGCCTGCATGTATCCGGAGCACAACCAGATGGACCCCAACAACCCGAAATGCTCGGAAGAGTCGGCCTACCCGGCCAACCCCGACAGCGAGTACGGCTGGGAGAAACTATTCTCGGAGCGGCTGTTTCTGGCCTACCAGAAAAACCACGGCATCGAAGCCCGCATTGCCCGTTTCCACAAC is a window of Spirosoma linguale DSM 74 DNA encoding:
- a CDS encoding glycosyl transferase, WecB/TagA/CpsF family (TIGRFAM: glycosyl transferase, WecB/TagA/CpsF family~PFAM: glycosyl transferase WecB/TagA/CpsF~KEGG: rle:pRL90144 putative exopolysaccharide biosynthesis-related protein), whose product is MTQVLQVKLYDAGLSSAVQDIIRQCDPVLPKQNKCISATGAHGLVTAFKEPEFKATLDSFYWNLPDGMPGVWVGKMKGAKQMTRCYGPDFFKFVMEDSADKSVKHFFCGGQEGVADELKKAVGRKFGNYQISGTYCPPFRELSDNEFQELAETINRSGANIVWIGLSTPKQERFARRLAQWVNVNFIVTVGAAFDFHTDRVAQAPSWMQRMSLEWLFRLMAEPKRLYKRYLEIVPLFILLNVKELISPVKQSTASANQQV
- a CDS encoding sugar transferase (PFAM: sugar transferase~KEGG: bam:Bamb_5119 sugar transferase), with protein sequence MQASTDGKTFHVYLSYDGEARPYTTKRILQGLKKRGFDLFVASIVLVSVLIWLIPLLALLIKLTSPGPAIFVQSRTGRNGKVFPCLKFRTMAYERNAQFKQATRNDMRITRIGRFLRRTNLDEMPQFLNVLAGHMSIVGPRPHPIPLDAKHWHTMPGYKERYSVRPGITGLAQARGARGETSELYKMKVRVRYDHLYINRQSTRLDAKICWWTVKAAINGNKNAW
- a CDS encoding capsular exopolysaccharide family (KEGG: sun:SUN_1559 capsular polysaccharide biosynthesis protein~TIGRFAM: capsular exopolysaccharide family~PFAM: lipopolysaccharide biosynthesis protein), with the translated sequence MSMNAKPNQSYVSYQVVDPGGSPIRSHLAPYLRYWPWFLLSLVLSLVGAYIFLLYKQPVYRIQASLMLQDEKKGSGQTNPLKELEVYSPKKVVENELEVLRSSTLMERVVTNLHLDTRYYRKTSFGKREIYNESPVWVLVEDGDEALYKKPLTLSFINNTSVQINDKTYPLNRRIGTPYGQLRILTRKPISPKTEPLIVQAMPTAAAVGMYLDNLKAEPTSKTSTVIRLTLEDAVPKKGEAVLNSLINEYNQASIIDKNKVADNTLKFVQNRLEIVSGELAAVEKNVENYKSTLGITDLSAQAQSIMQTTTQNDAQLNQVNIQLAALQDLDKFVTTQADKRGSTPATVGLGDPVLLNQIDKLSQLELQRDELRQTSGEQNPKLQSLDQQIKNTQNNIAQNIRTMKSMLNRSKEQYVATNARLEGVIRTVPQKERTLLDITRQQTIKNNLYTYLLQKREEMAVTFAAAIADSRTIDAAKSSLGPVKPVGVVIYALFALVGLLIPTAAVAGKGALNTKVLRRNDVEDVTQVPILGEIMSKRNRDVLIVAPNNRSVIAEQIRTIRTNLHIGKNESTDSQVLLFTSSISGEGKSFISLNLGASMALLKQPTVILEMDMRLPRLHQHFDIDNSVGISNYLNGEATLADILKPVPGYPNYFIVPSGPLPPDPSELLSGPNLKQLIGELRERFRYVIIDAPPIGIVTDAQAIAPYSDATLFVVRHGVTPKESLKILDMLHREHRFQNMSIILNAVGSGDGYHFNNRYKNSYSYR
- a CDS encoding NAD-dependent epimerase/dehydratase (PFAM: NAD-dependent epimerase/dehydratase; Male sterility domain; dTDP-4-dehydrorhamnose reductase~KEGG: GME; GME (GDP-D-MANNOSE 3',5'-EPIMERASE); GDP- mannose 3,5-epimerase/ NAD binding / catalytic ; K10046 GDP-D-mannose 3', 5'-epimerase), whose product is MKKALVCGAGGFIGGHLVNRLKSEGYWVRGVDVKENEYENRNADEFILGDLRDPAVADEVITSDLDEIYQLAADMGGAGFVFTGTNDAAIMHNSVLCNLNVLEAAKNKGVKRIFYSSSACMYPEHNQMDPNNPKCSEESAYPANPDSEYGWEKLFSERLFLAYQKNHGIEARIARFHNIFGPQGTWDGGREKAPAAVCRKVAMAEDGGSIEIWGDGKQTRSFLIVDECVEGIRRLMLSDFSGPVNIGSEEMISLNDFAKMVIDISGKSLSINNIPGPLGVRGRNSDNHLIQEKLGWAPSTPLRKGVEKTYDWISEQIQKKVLEPVEA